Proteins from one Parasteatoda tepidariorum isolate YZ-2023 chromosome 4, CAS_Ptep_4.0, whole genome shotgun sequence genomic window:
- the LOC122269271 gene encoding uncharacterized protein, which translates to MLSGLASLASNCMEWMHVRKYEVNVMNSWIFHVKKEMLRSGEPLRDMVGMELAGYEIPDMSLTGTVLCLAIGIFLLDSHVDASTIKSRGSSEERSEESNNIIEWTRDWDWNRDRGMDKQKNFKCPSLHGRFADIEDCSAYFECRDWNSMWKPCQRRKRFDRYRKVCLPFDIAVCDDGSDDSFTCPKFLGYFPHPSDCSKYYHCISFSPSLKTCPKNFLFDGVKGHCRSERYVNCGSRKRPTSETTVGTTPIPTTPEPTTTTCTPPTTPQPTTTPPTTTQPTTTPPTTTQPTTTPTTTTQPTTTPPTTTQPTTTPPTTTQPTTTPPTTSQPTTTPPTTPQPTTTPPTTTQPTTTPPTTPQPTTTPPTTPQPTTTPPTTSQPTTIPPTTPQPSTPTPKPTEPPETDCDEDDLECIIKETGDITVWFKCPEAIGAYRHPSSNRLFIFCKNWKPFVKKCGQMLVYSEQMRTCVNENLHKMKKKKIFILF; encoded by the exons ATGTTGTCTGGACTGGCGAGTCTCGCTTCAAACTGTATGGAATGGATGCACGTGCGTAAATATGAAGTTAACGTCATGAATTCATGGATCTTTCATGTCAAAAAAGAAATGCTCAGGTCAGGGGAACCTCTTCGTGATATGGTGGGTATGGAATTAGCAGGATATGAAATCCCTGATATGTCTCTGACTG GAACAGTGTTGTGCTTAGCTATAGGTATCTTTTTATTGGATTCACATGTGGATGCTTCAACTATAAAATCTAGAGGCAGCTCTGAAGAGCGTTCCGAAGAAAGTAATA ATATTATAGAATGGACCAGAGATTGGGATTGGAACAGAGACCGAGGCATGGATAAACAGAAGAACTTTAAATGTCCATCGTTACACGGTAGGTTCGCCGATATTGAAGATTGCTCAGCATACTTCGAGTGTAGAGATTGGAATTCCATGTGGAAACCCTGTCAAAGAAGGAAACGTTTTGATAGGTACAGAAAAGTATGTCTTCCATTCGATATTGCCGTATGTGATGACGGAAGTG ATGATTCATTCACGTGTCCAAAATTCTTGGGATATTTTCCTCATCCAAGTGACTGTTCCAAATACTACCACTGCATCTCCTTTTCTCCAAGTTTGAAAACGTGTCCAAAGAATTTTCTCTTTGACGGAGTCAAGGGACATTGCAGAAGTGAGAGATATGTGAACTGTGGATCAAGGAAAAGACCAACAA gtGAAACTACAGTCGGTACTACTCCTATACCAACAACACCAGAACCTACTACAACTACCTGCACCCCACCAACCACTCCACAGCCAACCACCACCCCGCCCACCACTACACAGCCAACTACCACCCCGCCCACCACTACACAACCAACCACCACCCCAACTACCACTACACAGCCAACCACTACCCCGCCCACCACTACACAGCCAACCACCACCCCGCCGACCACTACACAACCAACCACCACCCCACCTACCACTTCACAACCTACCACCACTCCACCTACAACTCCACAACCAACAACCACTCCACCCACCACTACACAGCCTACCACCACCCCACCTACAACTCCACAGCCAACAACCACTCCACCTACAACTCCACAGCCAACAACCACCCCACCTACCACTTCACAGCCTACCACCATCCCACCTACAACTCCACAGCCATCCACTCCAACTCCAAAACCAACTGAGCCACCTGAAACAGATTGTGATGAGGATGATTTGGAATGCATCATTAAAGAAACTGGAGATATTACTGTATGGTTTAAATGCCCAGAAGCAATTGGAGCCTATCGCCATCCAAGTAGCAATAGACTCTTCATTTTCTGTAAGAATTGGAAGCCATTTGTGAAGAAGTGTGGGCAGATGTTAGTGTATTCTGAACAAATGAGAACTTGCGTTAATGAGAACTTGCATaagatgaagaagaagaaaatttttattttattttaa
- the LOC107452063 gene encoding uncharacterized protein, with amino-acid sequence MLEYLNSKPIAGTVLCLAIGIFLLDSHVDASTIKSRGSSEERSEESNNIIEWVRYWDWNRDRSMDKQKNFKCPSSNGRFSDIEDCSAYFMCRNWNSMWKPCQGRKRFDRYRKVCLPFNIAVCDDGSDDKKTTDGVVGTTTPIDDSFTCPKVRGYFPDPNDCSKYYICTFFVPSLRRCEKNFLYDGVSKHCRRERYVNCGSRKRPTSETTVSTTPIPTTPEPTTTTCTPPTTPQPTTTPPTTTQPTTTPPTTTQPTTTPLTTTQATTTPLTTTQPTTTPPTTTQPTTTPLTTTQKTTTPLTTTQATTTPLTTTQPTTTQPTTTQPTTTPLTTTQPTTTPPTTIQPTTTPPTTTQLTTTPPTTPQSSTPTPKPTGPPETDCDEDDLDCIIKETGEISVWFECPEAIGAYRHPSSNKLFIFCKNGKPFVKKCGQKLVYSEQMRTCVTP; translated from the exons ATGCTGGAATACTTGAATTCGAAACCAATTGCAG GAACAGTACTGTGCTTAGCTATAGGCATCTTTTTATTGGATTCACATGTGGATGCTTCAACTATAAAATCTAGAGGCAGCTCTGAAGAGCGTTCCGAAGAAAGTAATA ATATCATAGAATGGGTCAGGTATTGGGATTGGAACAGAGACCGGAGCATGGATAAACAGAAGAACTTTAAATGTCCATCGTCCAACGGTAGATTCTCCGATATCGAAGATTGCTCAGCATACTTCATGTGCAGAAATTGGAATTCCATGTGGAAACCCTGTCAAGGAAGGAAACGCTTTGATAGGTACAGAAAAGTATGTCTACCATTCAATATTGCCGTATGTGATGACGGAAGTG acGACAAAAAGACGACGGATGGGGTAGTTGGAACCACAACTCCTATag ATGATTCATTCACGTGTCCAAAAGTCAGGGGATATTTTCCTGATCCAAATGACTGTTCCAAGTACTACATATGCACTTTCTTTGTTCCAAGTTTGAGAAGatgtgaaaagaattttctctATGACGGAGTCAGTAAACATTGCAGAAGAGAGAGATATGTGAACTGTGGATCCAGGAAAAGACCAACAA gtGAAACCACAGTCAGTACAACTCCTATACCAACAACACCAGAACCTACTACAACTACCTGCACCCCACCAACCACTCCACAGCCAACCACCACCCCACCCACCACTACACAACCAACCACAACCCCACCTACCACTACACAGCCTACCACCACCCCGCTCACCACTACACAAGCAACCACCACTCCACTTACCACTACACAGCCAACTACCACCCCGCCCACCACTACACAACCAACCACCACCCCACTTACCACTACACAGAAAACCACCACCCCGCTCACCACTACACAAGCAACCACCACTCCACTTACCACTACACAGCCAACTACCACCCAGCCCACCACTACACAACCAACCACCACCCCACTTACCACTACACAGCCAACCACCACCCCGCCCACCACTATACAACCAACCACTACCCCACCTACCACTACACAGCTTACCACCACCCCACCTACAACTCCACAGTCATCCACTCCAACTCCAAAACCAACTGGGCCACCTGAAACAGATTGTGATGAGGATGATTTAGACTGCATCATTAAAGAAACTGGTGAGATTTCTGTATGGTTTGAATGCCCAGAAGCAATTGGAGCCTATCGCCATCCAAGTAGCAATAAGCTCTTCATTTTCTGTAAGAATGGGAAGCCATTTGTGAAGAAGTGTGGTCAGAAGTTGGTGTATTCTGAACAAATGAGAACTTGCGTTACGCCATAA